In one window of Nicotiana tabacum cultivar K326 chromosome 12, ASM71507v2, whole genome shotgun sequence DNA:
- the LOC142167211 gene encoding uncharacterized protein LOC142167211 gives MVGEVQNQELMAQPTRDEVKQAAFGLNGDSAGGPDDEQSGFVKEMSIVENVLLTQEIITDIGLRTKVGPNVVIKLDMSKAYDRLSWLFLTRVLRKMEFCERLIGLVFGIVSNNWYSVLISGQPFGFFKSTRGVKQDDTIILSSSDATSLQLVMEVLHTYELAYGQRRLDHYLGLLNKVLNKLQSWKGKLLSIGGRSVLISHVLQSMPIHLLLAVNPPSYVINKLHKMFAQFFWKSIIGCKSKQWDSWDSLCLPCDKGGVGFRSLHDVLKALFYKPW, from the exons AGCAGCCTTTGGTCTAAATGGGGATAGCGCAGGAGGTCCAGATG ATGAACAATCTGGATTTGTGAAGGAAATGAGTATTGTCGAAAATGTTCTCTTAACCCAAGAGATAATCACGGACATTGGATTAAGAACCAAAGTTGGACCTAATGTAGTGATTAAATTGGATATGTCAAAAGCTTACGATAGATTGTCATGGTTGTTCTTAACGAGGGTGCTAAGGAAGATGGAATTTTGTGAAAGATTGATTGGATTGGTGTTTGGAATTGTTTCAAACAATTGGTATTCGGTCCTCATCAGTGGCCAACCATTTGGCTTCTTCAAATCAACAAGGGGTGTGAAACAAG ACGACACTATTATCTTATCCTCCTCTGACGCAACATCTTTACAGTTGGTGATGGAAGTCTTACATACATATGAATTGGCATATGGACA GAGAAGGTTGGATCACTATCTAGGGCTTCTAAACAAAGTTCTGAACAAACTACAATCCTGGAAAGGGAAACTGCTTTCAATAGGGGGCAGATCTGTCTTGATCTCTCATGTTCTCCAGAGTATGCCTATACATCTCCTATTAGCAGTAAATCCTCCTTCATATGTCATCAATAAGCTGCATAAAATGTTTGCCCAGTTCTTTTGGAAAAGCATTATTGGGTGTAAAAGCAAGCAGTGGGATTCTTGGGActcactgtgtttaccttgtgaTAAAGGAGGAGTTGGATTTAGATCCCTACATGATGTCTTGAAAGCACTTTTCTATAAACCATGGTAG